In one window of Bifidobacterium sp. WK041_4_12 DNA:
- the sucD gene encoding succinate--CoA ligase subunit alpha, translating into MSLFVEHGAPVIVQGMTGHQGMTHTERMLKAGTHIVGGVNPRKAGMSVSFRLNAESSVDVPVYADCAAAKNATGASASVIFVPPRFAKSAMLEAIDAGISLIVVITEGVPVFDTAYCVAKAAEKGARIIGPNCPGLMTLPDPDEAQSKGANLGIIPDGIVGPGPLGLISKSGTLTYQLMGELSDIGFTACIGIGGDPIVGTTLLEALQTFNDDARTKACVLIGEIGGDAEQQAALWAHEHMSKPIVAYIAGFTAPEGKQMGHAGAIVSGHKGTAQAKKETLESVGIRVGHTPGETANIMRQVLKTQKLI; encoded by the coding sequence ATGTCACTCTTCGTTGAACATGGTGCTCCCGTCATAGTGCAAGGCATGACAGGTCATCAGGGCATGACCCATACCGAAAGAATGCTGAAGGCGGGGACGCATATTGTCGGGGGAGTCAATCCTCGCAAGGCTGGAATGAGTGTCAGCTTCCGTCTGAATGCTGAATCCAGCGTCGATGTTCCTGTCTACGCCGATTGCGCCGCGGCCAAAAACGCAACCGGAGCGAGCGCAAGCGTTATCTTCGTTCCACCTAGATTTGCCAAAAGTGCGATGCTTGAGGCCATAGATGCTGGAATCTCACTGATTGTAGTCATCACCGAAGGTGTTCCAGTCTTCGATACCGCATACTGCGTAGCCAAGGCAGCCGAAAAAGGAGCTCGCATCATCGGTCCCAACTGCCCCGGTCTGATGACGCTGCCCGATCCTGACGAGGCACAGTCGAAGGGCGCCAATCTGGGTATCATTCCAGACGGCATCGTTGGGCCTGGACCGTTGGGGCTGATCTCCAAGTCGGGAACGTTGACATACCAGCTTATGGGCGAGCTTTCCGACATTGGCTTTACCGCGTGCATCGGTATCGGCGGCGATCCCATCGTTGGCACGACCCTGCTCGAAGCTCTGCAGACTTTCAACGACGATGCACGTACCAAGGCTTGCGTACTGATTGGAGAGATCGGCGGCGATGCTGAGCAGCAGGCTGCGCTGTGGGCTCATGAGCATATGAGCAAACCCATCGTTGCATACATTGCCGGTTTCACCGCCCCGGAAGGCAAACAGATGGGGCATGCCGGTGCAATTGTCTCCGGTCACAAGGGAACAGCTCAGGCCAAGAAGGAAACACTCGAAAGCGTAGGCATTCGCGTCGGCCATACCCCTGGCGAAACGGCGAATATCATGCGTCAGGTACTGAAGACGCAGAAGCTCATATGA
- a CDS encoding DUF6350 family protein: MVSFISLTLLVISMEEGGANLSDSTVSLTGAVVLLSQGIGFNSGSFTLGVVPLLLTLLLIALIRQLAQRFGTSLPGYCAGLLTWIVLNLLLVQNTAVNLSGSTISHVIRTALVFSLGYLLADISNWKEIQALLSFYREHVPSQIRLIIRIGVITWLAVTALFIAIALGTCIYWMVVNHQVMARLFALLNMGMGSRILTSIASLMWIPNLCMWALAWVSGSNFQIGDAGYFSMWLGKSTDLPPIPAFGLLPDQVSNDVIRTMLLTLPMTLGFVAALVVIVHPRSCDAWTLITGKCDDITWKQAIIRLSYPIGALCITATLMVLSFLSLFGVTNGPLGKDRLAHVGVNTLEATRSVAQPTFLGFTVAWILVVVIISFKFGIHIVLMSIQRRAEASKEIDVESLHDTNNVSASIGDHSRVISSKDYGSSETSTTVLVHAENLGSSKKEADTNAKED, from the coding sequence ATGGTGTCATTTATTTCTCTGACCCTGCTTGTCATCTCGATGGAAGAGGGCGGAGCCAATCTTTCGGATAGCACCGTGTCGCTTACCGGCGCAGTGGTATTACTCTCCCAAGGCATAGGGTTCAACTCGGGCAGCTTTACGCTTGGGGTAGTACCGCTGCTGCTGACACTGTTGCTGATCGCTCTGATACGGCAGCTGGCACAGCGCTTTGGTACATCCCTGCCGGGATACTGCGCTGGATTGCTGACATGGATAGTGTTGAATCTGCTGTTGGTTCAGAACACTGCCGTGAACTTGAGCGGCTCGACGATATCGCATGTTATACGTACAGCATTGGTCTTTTCCCTTGGCTATCTGCTTGCAGACATTTCGAATTGGAAAGAGATACAAGCTCTTCTCTCGTTCTATCGCGAGCATGTTCCAAGCCAGATTCGTCTGATCATTCGTATCGGTGTCATCACCTGGTTGGCGGTAACCGCGCTCTTCATAGCCATAGCGCTAGGTACCTGCATCTACTGGATGGTGGTGAATCACCAGGTGATGGCGCGCCTTTTCGCGCTGCTCAATATGGGCATGGGATCGCGCATACTGACGAGCATCGCGTCACTGATGTGGATTCCCAATCTGTGCATGTGGGCTCTTGCGTGGGTGAGCGGATCGAATTTTCAGATCGGAGATGCTGGATACTTCAGCATGTGGCTGGGAAAGTCGACTGATCTACCACCAATTCCAGCATTCGGTCTGCTTCCCGATCAGGTCAGCAATGATGTGATTCGCACGATGCTGCTTACGCTTCCGATGACCTTGGGCTTTGTCGCTGCGCTCGTCGTGATTGTTCATCCACGAAGCTGCGACGCATGGACACTGATCACCGGCAAATGCGATGACATCACTTGGAAACAGGCGATTATCAGACTGAGCTATCCGATAGGTGCCCTGTGCATCACCGCTACGCTCATGGTCTTGAGCTTTCTGAGCCTTTTTGGCGTGACCAATGGGCCCTTGGGCAAGGATCGTCTGGCGCACGTTGGAGTGAATACGCTCGAAGCGACTCGCAGCGTCGCTCAACCTACCTTTTTGGGATTCACAGTGGCGTGGATTCTCGTCGTCGTCATCATTTCGTTCAAATTTGGCATACATATCGTGCTGATGAGCATTCAACGTCGTGCCGAAGCATCGAAAGAGATTGATGTCGAAAGTCTGCATGACACTAATAACGTGTCAGCATCCATCGGGGACCATTCCAGAGTTATCAGCAGCAAGGATTATGGCAGCAGTGAAACGTCCACGACGGTTCTTGTACATGCAGAGAATTTGGGTAGCAGCAAGAAGGAAGCTGATACCAACGCCAAGGAGGATTAA
- the purH gene encoding bifunctional phosphoribosylaminoimidazolecarboxamide formyltransferase/IMP cyclohydrolase produces the protein MPDSYRPIHRALVSVFHKEGIEVLAQAFKEAETEVVSTGSTAKKLAELGVNVTPVEQVTGFPESLDGRVKTLDPHIHSGILADMTNPEHRSQLAQLGIKPFDMVVVNLYPFADTVRSGADEAHDIEKIDIGGPSMIRGAAKNHGSVAVITDPEDYALAADRVQHGKGFSLEEREWLAAKAFAQTASYDATIAEWTSSRWTKPETLKSDAGEGHAIAEFAPTISRTWDLAHTLRYGENPHQQAALYVDPLDQIGFAHAEQLGGKPMSYNNYVDADSAWRSVWDFAPAIAVAVVKHSNPCGLAIGATVAEAHRKAHACDPMSAYGGVIAANARVSLEMAQQIKPIFTEVIVAPAYDEEALALLQTKKNLRILKVANPPKVQHQLRQIDGGLLVQSKDMSDAPGDSADSWQLVAGKAADDATMRDLEFAWRAIRSVKSNAILIASDQATVGIGMGQVNRVDSSQLAVTRANTLADGANRTKNAVAASDAYFPFPDGFEILADAGVKAVVQPGGSIRDALVFESAKKAGVTMYVTGTRHFFH, from the coding sequence ATGCCAGACAGTTATCGTCCAATTCACCGAGCTTTGGTCTCAGTCTTCCACAAGGAAGGCATCGAAGTTCTTGCACAGGCCTTCAAGGAAGCCGAAACAGAGGTGGTCTCCACCGGTTCAACGGCCAAGAAGCTTGCTGAACTTGGTGTCAACGTCACCCCCGTCGAACAGGTCACAGGATTCCCTGAAAGCCTTGACGGTCGTGTGAAAACACTCGATCCACATATTCACTCAGGCATTCTTGCCGACATGACCAACCCTGAACACCGCAGTCAGCTGGCACAGCTCGGCATCAAACCATTCGATATGGTTGTGGTCAACCTGTACCCATTCGCCGACACGGTGCGATCCGGTGCGGACGAAGCCCATGATATCGAGAAGATCGATATCGGCGGGCCATCCATGATTCGTGGTGCAGCCAAGAACCACGGCTCCGTCGCCGTCATCACCGACCCTGAGGATTACGCTCTTGCTGCGGACCGCGTGCAGCATGGCAAGGGCTTCAGTCTTGAGGAACGCGAATGGCTTGCTGCAAAGGCCTTCGCGCAGACAGCTTCCTACGACGCGACCATAGCCGAATGGACATCATCGCGCTGGACAAAGCCAGAGACGCTGAAATCCGATGCTGGCGAAGGCCATGCAATCGCGGAATTTGCCCCGACCATCTCTCGTACCTGGGATTTGGCGCATACCCTGAGATATGGGGAGAACCCGCATCAGCAAGCCGCATTGTATGTTGACCCTCTCGATCAGATTGGCTTTGCACACGCCGAACAGCTTGGCGGCAAGCCCATGAGCTACAACAACTATGTCGATGCTGATTCTGCATGGCGCAGCGTATGGGACTTTGCCCCAGCAATCGCCGTTGCCGTCGTCAAGCATTCCAACCCCTGCGGTCTCGCAATCGGCGCAACGGTTGCAGAGGCACACCGCAAAGCCCACGCCTGCGATCCCATGAGCGCCTACGGTGGCGTCATCGCTGCGAATGCCCGCGTATCGCTGGAGATGGCACAGCAGATCAAACCGATTTTCACAGAAGTCATCGTTGCGCCTGCATACGACGAAGAAGCGTTGGCACTGTTGCAGACCAAGAAGAATCTTCGTATTCTCAAGGTCGCCAACCCGCCGAAGGTCCAACACCAGCTCCGTCAAATCGACGGGGGATTGCTGGTTCAAAGCAAGGATATGAGCGATGCCCCTGGTGATAGCGCAGACTCGTGGCAGCTTGTCGCCGGAAAAGCGGCAGACGATGCCACGATGCGTGATCTAGAATTTGCTTGGCGCGCCATTCGTTCAGTCAAGTCCAACGCCATTCTGATCGCCAGCGATCAGGCCACGGTCGGCATTGGCATGGGACAGGTCAATCGTGTGGATTCGAGCCAATTGGCCGTGACACGAGCCAACACGCTTGCTGATGGAGCCAACCGCACAAAGAATGCGGTTGCGGCATCCGACGCCTACTTCCCATTCCCCGATGGCTTCGAAATTCTGGCCGATGCCGGTGTCAAGGCTGTCGTTCAGCCAGGTGGATCCATACGAGACGCACTTGTGTTCGAATCTGCCAAGAAGGCAGGAGTCACGATGTATGTGACAGGAACTCGTCATTTCTTCCACTGA
- a CDS encoding MIP/aquaporin family protein, producing the protein MSENLNQVYSTSTPAPKTHIAVRAGAEFVGTYFVCAMLFIVGTLGQVLYGANTLLIAVATAASYGIVSAILGKLSGAHFNPAVTVAALFTAKITWLDALLYVVAQLVGAIAAAATVVSILPSSSSIPDKTWLTYVVNGFDKGSASNSILAQTEISFNITMAIVVELIASIVVIAAAIRTLHADGEPKANHSLVMGIAYGIGAAVTFPITGASMNPARSTGIALIAQNKGLTQYPLQQLWIFWVCPLLAAAIVSLVIILLNMLNAAQTSESIADGVADDDVVDDDTASETAEDYADEDEAPAEDTVSDSTVSDDSVSDDSVSDSTVSENTNSAETESAEAEETAQESEHEPDAEEGNEESDSPEDTDKGVKSN; encoded by the coding sequence ATGTCAGAAAACCTCAATCAGGTTTATTCCACAAGCACTCCTGCGCCCAAGACCCATATAGCCGTTCGCGCTGGTGCTGAATTCGTCGGCACATACTTCGTATGCGCCATGCTTTTCATCGTTGGCACTCTCGGTCAGGTTCTCTACGGCGCAAACACACTACTCATCGCCGTTGCCACAGCCGCTTCGTACGGCATTGTCAGTGCGATTCTGGGCAAGCTTTCCGGCGCTCACTTCAACCCGGCAGTCACCGTGGCGGCACTGTTCACTGCGAAGATCACCTGGCTTGATGCGCTGCTCTATGTGGTGGCACAGCTTGTTGGCGCAATCGCTGCAGCTGCAACTGTCGTGAGCATTCTGCCATCATCGTCGTCGATTCCCGACAAGACATGGCTGACTTACGTGGTCAATGGCTTCGACAAGGGTTCAGCGTCCAACAGCATTCTTGCCCAGACAGAAATCTCATTCAACATCACGATGGCAATCGTCGTTGAACTGATCGCAAGCATTGTCGTCATTGCCGCTGCCATACGAACGCTTCATGCCGATGGCGAGCCAAAGGCCAACCATTCACTCGTCATGGGCATCGCATACGGCATTGGCGCTGCAGTGACCTTCCCCATAACCGGTGCAAGCATGAATCCTGCTCGTTCAACCGGCATTGCGCTGATTGCACAGAACAAGGGTCTGACACAGTATCCATTGCAGCAGCTTTGGATTTTCTGGGTATGCCCACTGCTTGCGGCTGCCATCGTATCCCTTGTCATCATTTTGCTCAACATGTTGAATGCTGCTCAGACCAGCGAGTCGATTGCTGATGGCGTTGCCGATGATGACGTGGTCGATGATGATACAGCCTCAGAAACAGCGGAAGACTATGCAGATGAAGACGAAGCCCCTGCAGAAGATACTGTTTCAGACAGCACAGTTTCAGACGACTCAGTTTCAGACGACTCAGTCTCAGACAGCACAGTCTCGGAGAACACTAACAGTGCAGAGACAGAGTCTGCCGAGGCTGAGGAAACAGCGCAGGAGTCAGAGCATGAGCCAGACGCTGAAGAAGGTAACGAGGAGTCCGATTCCCCAGAAGATACTGATAAAGGCGTCAAATCCAACTGA
- a CDS encoding pseudouridine synthase, giving the protein MPHSYEHAFKANDQNEDGIRLQKVLAQAGFGSRRKCEQIITEGRVEVDGELITELGSRVDPKHQQIRVDGSRIHLNDRHITLILNKPKKVLSTMDDPKGRFTLRDIIGDKYERVFHMGRLDYDSEGLILMTDDGELAQHVMHPKYQVKKTYIATIEGKIGGNICRRLVTQGVRLKDGVISFDHCAIIDQNREHTIIKVILHSGKNRIVRRVFAAIGFPVKRLVRVQIGPIKLGDVKPGSFRVMSQVELKSLEKAVEL; this is encoded by the coding sequence ATGCCTCACTCATATGAACATGCCTTCAAGGCAAACGATCAAAACGAAGACGGGATTCGTCTGCAAAAGGTTCTGGCGCAAGCCGGGTTCGGTTCGCGCAGGAAATGCGAACAGATCATCACCGAAGGTCGCGTGGAAGTCGATGGAGAACTCATAACCGAGCTCGGTTCTCGCGTTGATCCCAAGCACCAGCAGATTCGAGTCGATGGTTCAAGAATTCACTTGAATGACCGTCACATCACGCTCATTCTGAACAAGCCCAAAAAAGTACTGTCAACCATGGATGACCCCAAGGGACGCTTTACCTTGCGCGATATCATAGGCGACAAATACGAGCGCGTATTCCACATGGGCAGGCTGGACTACGATTCCGAAGGTCTGATACTGATGACCGATGACGGGGAACTCGCACAGCATGTGATGCACCCGAAATATCAGGTCAAGAAAACTTATATTGCCACGATTGAGGGCAAAATCGGCGGCAATATCTGCCGTCGACTCGTCACTCAGGGCGTGCGGTTGAAAGATGGCGTGATTTCCTTCGACCACTGCGCGATTATCGATCAGAATCGCGAGCATACGATTATCAAGGTTATTCTGCATTCAGGGAAGAACCGCATCGTTCGCAGGGTGTTCGCCGCCATCGGTTTCCCAGTAAAGCGACTCGTGCGCGTGCAGATTGGACCCATCAAGTTGGGCGATGTCAAACCAGGATCCTTCAGAGTCATGTCACAGGTTGAGCTGAAGTCTTTGGAAAAGGCGGTTGAGTTATGA